A single window of Salvia splendens isolate huo1 chromosome 8, SspV2, whole genome shotgun sequence DNA harbors:
- the LOC121743419 gene encoding uncharacterized protein LOC121743419 isoform X1, with amino-acid sequence MADDFDLFDDIFGNEPVKNARAAGKFRPKPKVQPQKKVSAKSSVASSQAVQTVHSAPHDSSEPIHTVKPPEKSSDMPNDKAEFHAVSVEESADVLIGSEAYTDSLHYTDIGCTIPSSKEVASNSPNDENIGGRVGTQVFSSIDDSTNTCKMAEVTKDSELAARVDALGAGHVAKADAFDPFDDIFDNEPVKNARVAGKFRPKSKFQPQKKVSAKSLVASSKEVQTVHSAPHDSSEPIVKPLEQKCTIPSSNEVASNAPNTDNIGERAGTQVSSSIDDSTNTCNVADATKEFDQAAEADALGAGEPIVSSADVDMDGRLVIEEMDVMDSVMPDLNSLQQDSAENNSIPTSQNGDAVDLSSPGHTDTFPTKSTSELPLDEESINLMEVPLSDSCIHVEDLPEVPSKLASRRAKTAKSKSSAASDKQQASTLSQETGAAGRSVRSKKRDSSVGKLVDEEGDETLASGQLSEEHPFSSAIDEQNINSEQPQVKNGSQKKNSKRKLKKTENDKEKPPRKSKKAKEAPEQETCTKPKKFSHSTRRRRILDKNLLNIPEEEFNPRELSFRNLILLAEYKEKQMKTTGQAAAPATHQSTRNSDYNYEQAAGMYNNDEEDGAHEDTTEYFNYQSRMEKTPRVRWTKQDTELFYEAVQQFGTDFSMIAQLFPGRTREQIRNKYKKEERQYPLRLREAFTNRSKDLSHFGKVIENLNKIREQEELEDCTSTEGVPDEGVSNADDDGGKHEDGKKEENEDAATDAAEVQSAAKPETEEYEEDELSRYSQIMSDLDFL; translated from the exons ATGGCTGATGATTTCGATCTATTTGATGATATCTTTGGTAACGAACCCGTGAAGAATG CTAGGGCAGCAGGAAAGTTTCGGCCCAAGCCGAAGGTCCAACCTCAGAAGAAGGTCTCAGCAAAAAGTTCGGTTGCTTCCTCACAGGCAGTCCAAACTGTTCATTCTGCACCTCATGACTCAAGTGAACCTATCCACACTGTGAAGCCGCCGGAGAAAA GCTCAGACATGCCAAATGACAAGGCCGAATTTCATGCTGTGTCAGTAGAAGAG AGTGCTGATGTATTAATTGGGTCGGAAGCTTATACTGATTCTCTTCATTACACTGATATTG GATGCACCATCCCTTCTTCAAAGGAAGTAGCTTCTAATTCCCCCAACGATGAGAATATTGGAGGAAGGGTAGGGACTCAGGTTTTTTCATCCATTGATGACTCTACAAATACATGTAAGATGGCTGAGGTTACTAAAGATTCTGAGCTGGCAGCAAGAGTAGATGCCTTAGGTGCTG GACATGTTGCAAAGGCTGATGCTTTCGATCCATTTGATGATATCTTTGATAATGAACCAGTAAAGAATG CTAGGGTAGCAGGAAAGTTTCGTCCCAAGTCAAAGTTCCAACCACAGAAGAAGGTCTCAGCAAAAAGTTTGGTTGCTTCCTCAAAGGAAGTCCAAACTGTTCATTCTGCACCGCATGACTCAAGTGAGCCTATTGTTAAGCCGCTGGAGCAAA AATGCACCATCCCTTCTTCAAATGAAGTAGCTTCTAATGCCCCAAACACTGATAATATAGGTGAAAGGGCAGGGACTCAAGTTTCTTCATCCATTGACGACTCTACAAATACATGTAATGTGGCTGATGCTACTAAAGAGTTTGATCAGGCAGCAGAAGCAGATGCCTTAGGTGCTGGTGAGCCTATAGTTTCAAGTGCTGATGTTGACATGGATGGCAGACTAGTAATAGAG GAGATGGATGTCATGGATTCTGTTATGCCGGACTTAAACTCACTTCAACAAGATTCTGCAGAAAACAATTCGATTCCTACATCTCAAAATGGTGATGCTGTTGATCTTTCGTCTCCGGGACACACTGATACTTTTCCCACCAAATCAACATCTGAACTTCCTTTGGATGAAGAATCTATAAATCTGATGGAGGTGCCTCTATCAGACTCTTGTATCCATGTGGAGGATTTGCCTGAAGTCCCCTCTAAACTA GCTTCTCGTCGAGCAAAGACTGCAAAGAGTAAATCCAGTGCTGCATCAGATAAGCAGCAAGCTTCAACATTAAGTCAGGAGACTGGAGCAGCTGGTAGATCAGTACGCTCAAAGAAACGGGATTCGAGTGTCGGTAAATTAGTTGATGAGGAAGGAGATGAAACCCTTGCCAGTGGGCAGCTCTCTGAAGAGCATCCTTTCAGTTCTGCAATAGATGAACAAAACATAAATAGTGAGCAACCTCAAGTGAAAAATGGATCACAAAAGAAAAACTCGAAGCGGAAGTTGAAGAAAACTGAGAATGACAAAGAAAAACCGCCTAGAAAGAGCAAGAAGGCAAAAGAGGCACCAGAACAGGAGACATGCACAAAGCCgaaaaagttctctcactcCACTCGGCGGAGACGAATTT TGGATAAGAATTTGCTCAACATTCCTGAAGAAGAATTCAACCCTAGAGAGCTGTCTTTTAGGAATTTGATTCTCCTTGCCGAGTACAAAGAGAAGCAGATG AAAACAACAGGACAGGCAGCAGCACCTGCAACACACCAGAG TACTCGTAATTCTGATTACAATTATGAACAAGCTGCTGGAATGTACAACAACGATGAAGAAGACGGAGCTCACGAAGACACCACAGAATATTTCAATTATCAGTCTAGAATGGAAAAAACACCCAGAGTAAGATGGACAAAACAGGATACTGAACTATTCTATGAG GCCGTGCAGCAGTTTGGGACCGACTTTTCTATGATAGCACAGCTTTTTCCTGGCCGTACCCGGGAACAGATAAGGAACAAGTACAAGAAAGAAGAACGGCAGTACCCACTGAGGCTTCGTGAAGCCTTTACTAACCGCAGCAAAG ATCTGTCCCATTTCGGAAAGGTGATAGagaacttaaataaaataagggAGCAAGAAGAGTTGGAAGATTGCACGAGCACCGAAGGGGTCCCGGATGAGGGTGTGTCAAATGCTGAT GATGATGGAGGAAAGCACGAGGATGGTAAGAAAGAGGAGAATGAGGACGCGGCCACAGATGCAGCTGAGGTTCAGAGCGCTGCAAAGCCGGAGACGGAGGAGTACGAGGAAGATGAACTATCGAGATATAGCCAAATTATGAGCGACTTGGATTTCCTGTAA